The following DNA comes from Terriglobia bacterium.
CCGTCGGCCGGGAGCCATCAATCATGAAATGCTCGCCCTCCATCAATACTTCTCCTCCGGGCAAGGCGGCCTTAGGTTCGATTCTCTTGATAACCGGTTCCATGTTCATCGAATCAGTTCAAACAGAGAATTGCCGGGCGCCCTGGATACCACCGGGCGCGCCGAAAATCCATGAATTCCACTTCTCACCACTACCAATGAAGCAACCACCGCACCCCCAGCAAAACGACAAAAGCATAAAGTCCGGCGCCGACGTCATCCAACACAATGCCCGTCCCCCCATGCAGATCCTGGATCTTGCGGATCGGGTAGGGCTTCCAGACATCGAACAATCGAAAGAGAAGAAAGCCAAGGGCCAACGATTTCCAGGGGAGTGCAGGGGAGAGAAGGCCGAAATAGGCAATCTGCTGTCCAATCACTTCATCGATGACGGTCTGATGTGGATCGACCTCTTGAAACCAGGATTCGCTGCGCGTGGAGGCCCAGATCCCGAGGAGGGTCAGAGCAAGGATCCACCCAAGGTGCGCGGGCATGTAAAGGGCAGCGGGAAACCAGCGTCGCAAAGCAAGCCACAGTCCCACCGACAAGGCCGACCCGGCCGTTCCGGGGGCGATGGGAGAATAGCCGGCGCCGATGCCCGTCGCAATGAGGATCGCCACCCGATCGGTCATCGAACGGGCGCTTACGGGTAGGGTAATGTTCTCCACGGCAGAATTCAGGATTGAGACTCCACTGAAACCACTCGTCCAAGGAGGTCGTAATCATGGGCTTCCGTAATTTCGACCTGTACAAACGCGCCCGCTTCGGGAGCCAACCCCTCGGCGACATCATTGATCAAGACCACGCCATCAATCCCCGGGGCCTGGGATTCCATTCGCCCCTGCAAAAGCAGAGCGGTTTCCTCTGAAGGCCCCTCCAGCAGCACGCGCACCTTCTGCCCAATGCGGCCTGAATTCCTCGCATGCGTAATCTCCTGCTGAAGGGACATCAAGACGCCCCGACGCTCCGTGGCAATTTCCGAGGGTACTTTTTCCGGAAGGTCAAAGGCCCGGGTGTTCTCCTCGTCCGAGTAAGTGAACACGCCGACGTGATCAAACTGAATTTCTTTTACAAAATCGCACAGCTCCCGAAACCGCTCACCGGTTTCCCCCGGGTAGCCCACGATAAATGTGGTCCGAAGGGCTGCGTCCGGGATTTCGCTGCGGATCATGGACACCATCTCCGTAAACATTCGACGATGGCCTCCCCGACGCATGGACTGGAGGATCTGTTCGTTGACATGTTGCAGCGGCACGTCAAAGTACTTGCAGACGTTGGGATGACGGGACGCCACTTCCACC
Coding sequences within:
- a CDS encoding phosphatidylglycerophosphatase A, whose translation is MENITLPVSARSMTDRVAILIATGIGAGYSPIAPGTAGSALSVGLWLALRRWFPAALYMPAHLGWILALTLLGIWASTRSESWFQEVDPHQTVIDEVIGQQIAYFGLLSPALPWKSLALGFLLFRLFDVWKPYPIRKIQDLHGGTGIVLDDVGAGLYAFVVLLGVRWLLHW